The Apium graveolens cultivar Ventura unplaced genomic scaffold, ASM990537v1 ctg4793, whole genome shotgun sequence genome includes a region encoding these proteins:
- the LOC141702215 gene encoding L-type lectin-domain containing receptor kinase IX.1-like has product MGCIIISLLFFSIFHFAAALNFNFASFNPNDAAEFNSEGDVFFSSGVIQLAKKLNGSSVVPSIGRVTYKKPLYLWDKASRNLTDFTTHFAFVIDSENRPNHGDGMTFFLVANGSGVLGGGGTFGLSNSDGYINSTANEFVAVEFDIFLNDNWDPHNEDDVREHVGVDINSVISNASVPWFDGNASVMNGWTNEAWISYASSSKNLSVAFRSRSDDTDNAANQTLDFEVDLREYLPEWVTFGFSATTGDLVSLNQINSWVFNSNLEFDEASPVDPVAVPPSHSNPNAEGPSQTNPRTNVPTTSKSNNIKMGLVVGLVVGGFVLVCILAIYLIFKKKKIDEIEDPILIRDDFMDGEFEKGIGPKKFSYNALAKATSNFAPTEKLGEGGFGEVYKGFLKEMNVYVAVKRVSRDSSQGIKEYASEVRIISRLRHKNLVQLIGWCHKQNNLLLVYEYMQNGSLDSHLFKGKSLLSWNARYKIAHGLASVLLYLHEEWEQCVVHRDIKSSNVMLDLNFNTKLGDFGLARFVDHDKGSQTTIVAGTRGYMAPECFVTGQASRESDVFSFGVVALEIACGRKPIDVKLDESRKELVKWVWDLYGTEQILEAADPKLSGDYDEHEMKRLMIVGLWCAHPDRTSRPSIRQVIHVLNDLDASLPALPAKMPVATYFTPSDQSSTSLENSLATTQRSQTYSSGV; this is encoded by the coding sequence ATGGGTTGCATCATTATCTCTTTGCTATTCTTCAGTATATTTCATTTTGCAGCAGCTTTAAATTTTAACTTTGCCAGTTTCAATCCTAACGATGCTGCTGAATTTAATTCTGAGGGAGATGTCTTTTTTTCCAGCGGGGTCATCCAACTCGCCAAAAAGTTAAATGGATCATCAGTTGTTCCAAGCATAGGACGGGTTACTTATAAAAAACCTTTGTATCTATGGGACAAGGCCTCAAGAAACCTTACTGACTTCACTACTCATTTTGCTTTTGTGATTGATTCGGAAAATAGACCAAATCATGGGGACGGGATGACGTTCTTTCTAGTTGCAAATGGCAGCGGGGTCCTGGGAGGAGGTGGAACATTTGGCCTTTCTAATAGTGATGGATATATAAACAGCACCGCCAATGAATTTGTTGCTGTTGAGTTTGACATTTTCCTCAACGATAATTGGGACCCGCATAATGAGGATGATGTTCGCGAGCATGTTGGTGTGGATATCAACTCTGTGATATCTAATGCTAGTGTGCCTTGGTTTGATGGTAACGCTAGTGTTATGAATGGCTGGACAAATGAAGCGTGGATAAGTTATGCTTCTAGTTCAAAAAATCTTAGTGTTGCCTTCCGTTCAAGGTCAGATGACACTGATAATGCCGCAAATCAGACTCTTGACTTTGAAGTTGATTTAAGAGAATATTTGCCTGAATGGGTCACTTTTGGCTTCTCAGCTACAACAGGAGACCTAGTGTCGCTCAATCAAATCAATTCATGGGTATTCAATTCGAATCTGGAGTTTGATGAAGCAAGTCCAGTGGATCCGGTAGCAGTGCCTCCAAGTCATTCTAATCCAAATGCAGAGGGTCCAAGTCAAACTAATCCGAGGACAAATGTTCCAACAACCTCCAAATCAAACAATATAAAGATGGGTCTGGTGGTTGGATTGGTAGTAGGGGGGTTTGTTCTTGTTTGCATTTTGGCCATATACCTTATCTTCAAGAAAAAAAAGATAGACGAGATTGAAGATCCTATTCTTATTAGGGATGATTTCATGGATGGTGAATTTGAGAAAGGAATTGGACCTAAAAAGTTCTCGTATAATGCTCTTGCTAAAGCAACAAGTAACTTTGCGCCTACTGAAAAACTTGGAGAAGGAGGCTTCGGGGAAGTTTACAAAGGCTTCTTGAAAGAAATGAATGTCTATGTGGCTGTCAAGAGAGTATCAAGAGATTCTAGTCAAGGAATAAAAGAGTATGCATCGGAAGTGAGGATCATTAGTCGTTTGAGACATAAAAATTTGGTGCAGCTTATAGGTTGGTGCCATAAACAAAATAATCTTTTACTTGTTTATGAGTACATGCAAAATGGTAGCCTGGATTCTCATCTTTTCAAGGGGAAGAGCTTGTTGTCATGGAATGCAAGGTATAAAATCGCTCATGGCCTGGCGTCAGTATTGCTTTATCTACATGAAGAATGGGAGCAATGTGTAGTGCATAGAGATATTAAATCAAGCAATGTCATGTTAGATTTAAATTTCAACACTAAGCTAGGTGATTTCGGATTAGCCAGATTTGTCGATCATGATAAGGGCTCACAAACAACTATTGTGGCCGGGACACGAGGCTACATGGCCCCCGAATGTTTTGTCACAGGACAAGCTAGCAGGGAGTCGGATGTTTTCAGCTTCGGAGTTGTAGCATTGGAAATAGCATGTGGTCGAAAACCTATTGATGTTAAGCTTGACGAAAGTCGGAAAGAGTTAGTAAAGTGGGTTTGGGACCTTTATGGAACGGAACAAATTCTTGAAGCAGCTGACCCAAAACTCTCTGGGGATTACGATGAGCATGAAATGAAACGATTGATGATTGTCGGGCTTTGGTGTGCACATCCAGATAGGACCAGTAGGCCTTCCATTAGGCAAGTTATTCATGTTCTTAATGATCTTGATGCTTCATTGCCTGCTCTCCCAGCAAAGATGCCTGTGGCAACCTATTTCACACCCTCAGATCAGTCTTCTACGTCTTTAGAAAACAGTTTGGCCACTACCCAGAGAAGCCAAACTTATTCCTCAGGCGTGTAG
- the LOC141702214 gene encoding uncharacterized protein LOC141702214: MAGEIVGFLGLTSCGGGNGSFWRERKQECDNDISPSTGTIDEKENVAMILWGIWFARNRKIWEGKIINPSTVVEISMKQKHDWQEAMKSKQLKTAALSMKPVEKDNNIKWKPPREGWHNLNVDASLFTGELSYSVGTVLRNECGQFVQGKNMRFQGQVTVLEAEARGVEEGIRWIKDLGVHNVEIESDLEATVKAMSKEM, from the exons ATGGCCGGTGAAATCGTTGGATTCTTGGGCTTAACTTCTTGCGGTGGCGGTAATGGCAGTTTTTGGAGAGAGAGGAAACAGGAATGTGATAATGAT atttcTCCGTCAACAGGAACTATCGACGAGAAGGAGAATGTTGCTATGATATTGTGGGGCATTTGGTTTGCAAGAAATCGGAAAATATGGGAAGGAAAAATTATTAATCCATCAACAGTCGTGGAGATTAGTATGAAACAGAAGCATGACTGGCAGGAagcaatgaaatcaaaacagttAAAGACAGCAGCACTGTCCATGAAACCTGTAGAGAAGGATAATAACATTAAATGGAAACCTCCGAGAGAAGGGTGGCATAATCTAAATGTAGATGCTTCTCTGTTTACAGGAGAACTGTCATACAGTGTGGGGACGGTGCTCAGGAATGAGTGTGGGCAGTTTGTTCAAGGTAAAAATATGAGGTTTCAAGGGCAAGTAACAGTTCTGGAAGCCGAAGCTCGTGGAGTGGAGGAGGGCATAAGGTGGATTAAGGATCTGGGAGTGCATAATGTGGAGATCGAGAGTGACTTAGAAGCAACTGTGAAAGCAATGTCTAAAGAGATGTAG